Genomic DNA from Equus asinus isolate D_3611 breed Donkey chromosome 10, EquAss-T2T_v2, whole genome shotgun sequence:
CCcatgatgtggagaaaaagtaGACACCTGCAAGTGTCCCATAGTACAATGATACCACAAGGAGATGGGAGCCACAAGTAGAAAAGGCTTTAAAGAGTCTCTTGGTAGAGGGGACTCTTAGGATGGTGGTCCCTATACAGATATATGAGCCCAAGACACCAGTCAAAGGCAGAATCAAAAGCATTATTCCCTCAGTGAAGATGGCCAGCTCATTGAGAGAGATGTCTGAGCAGCTTATCTTCAGGAGTGCAGTgaggtcacagaagaagtggggaATGGTATTGTCAGCACAGAAGGACAATTGGACCAAGAGGAGGGTGTGCAAAAGGGCATGTGCACAACAGAAGAACCAGGACCCAGCTACTAGTGAGACACACAGCTCCTGCCTCATAACAGTTGTGTAGTGGAGTGGCTGACAGATGGCCACATACCTGTCATATGCCATCACTGCAAGAAGGAAATTGTCAAGACAAccaaaaactatgaaaaaatacAACTGAGAAATGCACCCCATATAGGGGATAGATTGTTGCTGAGTCTGCATGTTCTTGAGCATCTTTGGAACCGTGATAGATGAAAGGGAAatgtcagagaaggccaagtggctgaggaagaagtacatgggggtgtgtaGGCGAGAGTCCAGCCTGATGAGCAGGATGATTAGCAGGTTCCCCATCACTGTGGTCAGGTACATGCATAGGAATAAGACAAAGAACAGGTCCTGCTGCTCCAGCATGATggggagccccaggaggaggaacTCTGACACGCTGCTCTTGTTCTCAGACCTCATACTGCTCTTCTGTATGCTGGGGGTGAATAAAGCTCAGGTAGATCAGGAAACTAGAAAGGATGATCATGACCATCACATCTCATACTTTAATTCTCTGTCACAAACTCTGAAAACAATTAATTTTTCGCTACACTCTAATAATTACTCACATATAGGGATGCAGGCATCTGCTTTCTACCTAGTCTGGCTCCAGAAAAACATCGCACCCAAAAGCAGCAAACAACACCTCATTGCTAAGAATCAAGAGGGCTTTCCCTGTTCAACAATTATATATTTAACATTGAATCTGAACATGGACCTCTACTAAGGACTGAGAATACCACAGTGAGCAGAAAGGCAACGCTCCTGCTCTCTGTGAGCGTAGATCTTGGTAAGGATAGAGGGATAATCTGCTACACGAAAATAGAGACACATTGTAAAAATTCTTTGTGGCAGCAACAGCAAAATAGCCTCTGAAAACTGTTATCAGTTGTTCTTTCCTTTTAGTAAGGTGAGGCTCCAGTGCTGAGGTGTGGTTCTTGGAGCATCGTCATGCTTCTCTTGTGAACCTGGCTGGGTCCCAGTGACCTAGAGCTGTAAACTTGTGGTCGGTCTAGAAGTGGGTGGTCGTTTAAAGTTCCTTGATGCCAGAAATTTCCCAAACCATAATAGTCCACAAATTACCATTTACAGGAATGGTGAACATTTTAGTGACTACTTGGATGCTAGGCTAATGACTTTACGTACACTTCCTAATTAAATCCACACATCAGCTTTATattcacagattttaaaaatatttccatctgcCTTAAAATGGATGTTCTTTCACCTATTTTAGTCCTTAGGCAATAGGAACATAAATGATATAAGttctacatatatatgtgtgtgtgtgtgtgtgtgtgtgtgtgtgtgtgtatgtatataaactATATGTACTGCCTTTCTCtctacattaaaaattataaaatattcactgCTTCATGAAGTTCAAACTAATATGTCTGTGTGATCAGAGCCCATACTGTTAACTACTGCACATGGAAACTTCCTCCACCATTGGTTAGAAGCACCAGACACCCTCTGTTGCTTTAGGGCTGCAAAGAAGTCAAAGCAGTTCAAGATGTTCTTAGTTCCCTGCCTAGATAGTTCCCTTCATTTATATTGATCTATTTTTCACTTGACAAAAGACTGGCACATTCATTATCATTTATTCAAACAGTACATATATATGGAGGGACTATCAGTTTCATGAGGCAACTGTAATTCCTTCCATTTTCTAAGTTGAAAACTGAGGCCAAGGagttaagtgattttcccaaggtcTCTCTGCCATTTGGTAGGGGTTTGCAGTCCACTTCACATGGTATGATGCCTACCTTGTTCTTGCCTGGGACATTAAATGAAGGGTTAAAAAACTCTGAGTGACTCAGTTATGCTCAGGTATAGGAAAACCATAGCAGATCCATTTCAGAAACAGGGAATTGCTTGGAGCCTTGGTTATCTCATTCAATGGTGCTCCAGAAGAAAgtactgaagaaaatatttgagtcATGGGGGGAACTCAGAAGccccaaacacacatacaaatcacacacacacacgtgcgcgcatgcacacacacacacacagactgctGATTTGAGGATTCCAGTCACCTATGACCAGCTCCCACCCTACGGGAAGGATAGCCAGTATGTGGTTCAGTTTATAGacactcatatatatacatacaaataacAAACAACACACAAAGTAGGACATACACAACACAATGATGTACATTTCACCCACAGACACGTTCACAATGCACATCAACACACTGAACACATGACACACCTGGCAAACACTCAACTTATCACTATACACACGCATCACCAAAAACACACGGGGCTACACACAATGCAAAAATATCACAAGAAACATACCaacaacacacatgcacacccagcCACACGCTCATTACAATGAGCAGCACACATACTCCCATTACTGAGAGATATGATTTGGCCCCTTCTGACACACACACCCTTCCTGGTGGGGAGGCAGTCAGCATGGTGCAGGGAAGTTTATTCAGTTATAGGGACTGTCATGAAACTGCCAACAACCATGAACATAGTAACATACACATTagtaacacatacacacagacaaaaGCAAATAATACACATTCCTGCTCTCACCCATGTGTGTCACCCGCAAACACAGCTTGCACATACACTAGCACCTTGCTGACCTTGGTTCCTTAGTGAAGTTTGGGCAGTCTCCTCCAGCAGAGGTACAATTTCACTTCCAATGCTGAGCCCTCATCTGCTCAGCTGTGATGCAGGTATTTAAGATCACAGGCATGAATCAGGCATCCTTAATCACATGCTAGGAGGCTGACCACTCAGTCTACATGTGGTAATACAAAGCCCTGAGTGGGTTTAAAGAATCAGGCTGTGAGTCAGATACATAgtacacacacacgcgtgcaacTATCAAACAACAcgcacacgagcacacacacacacacgcactcatgAACCCCAAATCACAAAAAACCCACAAGCACACAGGCAGATCCACAGCCAAGCACAGATTTCTAGCTTCCGCTGACCTGTGCTTGTCCTTGGTGACCTCAGACACCTTCTGCTCCAGAATGTTGTCTAAATCCTCACCTTCCCTTCAGGAGACTCAACATCCAGACAAATAGAACAAATACATGTGGCCTTAGTGCTTCTCCAGATTTTCACGTTCCTCAACCAATACTGGCGCAATGAGCAAAAGgataatgttttaatttatagCGAGGGgactaaaaaaaaatccctaagttTCTTGCTCCTGGAGGAGCACCATAGGCTAATTGGACAAGTTCTTGGTGCCCTTTGGAAGCTACATGTCCAGGAATCGGAGGGGACTGGAGTCCCAGGGGACAGTGTCCCTGATGCCAGCAATGCCTTTCTTGTTGAGCATGGTTCCAGCTGGGACAAaggatactttaaaaatattgtaataaTGGCTTGTTTACAAAGATATTGGCAAGGTTAAGGGAAACTATTAAGGGATGTTGAGGCACGCAGGGCTAGCAGCTGGAGATGGGTGCAAGGGGAGGGAGTGCTTATGAGAACCTGATGAGAGGCATAGAGGTAGGAGAGAACACCTGGACAGGAACTGTGGACAGCCCCTCTCAAcccaaggaagaaaagagaataaacgCCCCAATGTCTCTCTCCTTCTGCATTTGATCTCTTGCTTGTGTTTCCATTAGCGAAATCCAAAGAGTCAGGGTGGTCCATAAAGGTCAGACTCTTGAGTCAAAACAGGGTGGAGAAGCCTGGAGAATGGACCTGGGGGGGCAAATGGAGACTATCTAGCCCACGTTGGTAAATATAACATTTTCTAGTTACATATTTATGTGCCAATTTGTGGATGGCAAATATGCCAATATGTTTTATTCTATAGACATGCTTCTATTCTGTGTAAAATTTCCTCTACAGTTCCATTTTCGAGACTGTAAAATCTTAAAGAACAGGGATGACATTTTATAGAATTGCTTTCCTTGTTCTGCCTACGGTTCAGCAGTTCATATTCCGTCTCTGACAGGGGCTACAAGGAGAATATTAAAGAAGGTCATAATTGTCTGCCTGGATGCCAACTTTAAATTTAGTAATAGACTGGTAGGATATTCTATTCTCTTTTATAGAGTAATTATAGACACaggattttttaactttttcttttgaaaccaTTAGAGACTTACTGAAAAGTAAAACTTCCATGAAAAATTCTCATATAAGTTTCCCCCAGATTTCCCCAAAGTTAATATTTAACCATGTTTGCTTTATTGTT
This window encodes:
- the LOC106841987 gene encoding olfactory receptor 1J4-like — translated: MRSENKSSVSEFLLLGLPIMLEQQDLFFVLFLCMYLTTVMGNLLIILLIRLDSRLHTPMYFFLSHLAFSDISLSSITVPKMLKNMQTQQQSIPYMGCISQLYFFIVFGCLDNFLLAVMAYDRYVAICQPLHYTTVMRQELCVSLVAGSWFFCCAHALLHTLLLVQLSFCADNTIPHFFCDLTALLKISCSDISLNELAIFTEGIMLLILPLTGVLGSYICIGTTILRVPSTKRLFKAFSTCGSHLLVVSLYYGTLAGVYFFSTSWDSNDKVVIASVVYTAVTPMLNPFIYSLRNRDIKHALEIFVNRAKFFQ